The following coding sequences lie in one Actinomyces capricornis genomic window:
- a CDS encoding ATP-binding cassette domain-containing protein: MPSTTSTWSPQDPVVELRGVHVIHKSRTGKLFKPDTVHAVNDVSLSVRRGETLGLVGESGCGKSTTARVMVGLQEATSGEIIFKGRPLGRSAAARRELGRSISVVFQDPATALNPRMVVHDTLIDPLNVHGIGSPREREARVRDLLHLVGLPDSALNVLPRQISGGQRQRVAIARALALDPDIIVADEPTSALDVSVRAQVLNLLQDLKATLGLGLVFISHDINTVRYVSDRIAVMYLGRILETASTEEIFTHPRQEYTRTLLAAVPSLLDA, encoded by the coding sequence ATGCCCTCGACCACCTCCACCTGGAGCCCCCAGGACCCCGTCGTCGAGCTGCGCGGAGTCCACGTCATCCACAAGTCGCGCACCGGGAAGCTCTTCAAGCCCGACACCGTCCACGCCGTCAATGACGTCAGCCTCTCGGTGCGGCGCGGTGAGACCCTGGGCCTGGTCGGCGAGTCCGGCTGCGGGAAGTCCACCACCGCCCGCGTCATGGTGGGCCTGCAGGAGGCCACCAGCGGGGAGATCATCTTCAAGGGCAGGCCGCTGGGCCGCTCAGCGGCCGCCCGCCGCGAGCTGGGGCGCAGCATCTCGGTGGTCTTCCAGGACCCCGCCACCGCCCTCAACCCGCGGATGGTGGTGCACGACACGCTCATCGACCCGCTCAACGTCCACGGCATCGGCTCCCCCCGGGAGCGGGAGGCCCGGGTGCGCGACCTGCTCCACCTGGTGGGCCTGCCCGACTCCGCCCTCAACGTGCTGCCGCGCCAGATCTCCGGGGGGCAGCGCCAGCGCGTGGCCATCGCCCGGGCCCTGGCCCTGGACCCCGACATCATCGTGGCCGACGAGCCCACCAGCGCCCTGGACGTCTCGGTGCGCGCCCAGGTCCTCAACCTCCTGCAGGACCTCAAGGCCACCCTGGGGCTGGGACTGGTCTTCATCAGCCACGACATCAACACGGTGCGCTACGTCTCGGACCGGATCGCCGTGATGTACCTCGGGCGGATCCTGGAGACGGCCAGCACCGAGGAGATCTTCACCCACCCCCGTCAGGAGTACACCCGGACCCTGCTGGCAGCGGTCCCCTCGCTCCTGGACGCCTGA
- a CDS encoding dihydrodipicolinate synthase family protein, whose amino-acid sequence MDTRFTGVIPPVITPFTAEGDLDLDSLEAVVEHLITGGVHALFALGSSGEVAYLTDAQRDAVIERTVSAAAGRVPVLAGAIDTTSQRVIAQARRAVDLGAQAVVATCPFYAKNDTQEIAEHFRAVAGAVDAPLFAYDVPVRLGGVKLERDMLVELGGQGVLAGVKDSSGDDVGFRRLVAANEAAGHPLALLTGHECVVDGMLLLGADGVVPGYGNVDPHRYALLWQASQEGDWARARQIQDEICAGFEIVFVPRGRSADATGIGAFKTVMEAQGTIATNQMAFPVRALEGRVKDEILAIATAQGLI is encoded by the coding sequence ATGGACACCCGATTCACCGGCGTCATCCCGCCGGTCATCACCCCCTTCACCGCCGAGGGCGACCTCGACCTGGACAGCCTGGAGGCAGTGGTCGAGCACCTCATCACCGGAGGCGTCCACGCCCTGTTCGCCCTGGGCTCCTCCGGCGAGGTCGCCTACCTCACCGACGCCCAGCGCGACGCCGTCATCGAGCGCACCGTGAGCGCGGCGGCCGGGCGCGTGCCGGTCCTGGCCGGGGCCATCGACACCACCTCCCAGCGCGTCATCGCCCAGGCCCGCCGCGCCGTCGACCTGGGCGCCCAGGCCGTCGTGGCCACCTGCCCCTTCTACGCCAAGAACGACACCCAGGAGATCGCCGAGCACTTCCGGGCCGTCGCCGGGGCGGTTGACGCCCCCCTGTTCGCCTACGACGTCCCGGTGCGCCTGGGCGGGGTCAAGCTGGAGCGCGACATGCTGGTCGAGCTGGGAGGCCAGGGCGTCCTGGCCGGGGTCAAGGACTCCTCGGGCGACGACGTCGGCTTCCGCCGCCTGGTGGCCGCCAACGAGGCCGCCGGGCACCCCCTGGCCCTGCTCACCGGCCACGAGTGCGTCGTCGACGGGATGCTCCTGCTGGGCGCAGACGGTGTCGTGCCCGGCTACGGCAATGTCGACCCCCACCGCTATGCCCTCCTGTGGCAGGCCTCCCAGGAGGGCGACTGGGCCCGGGCGCGCCAGATCCAGGACGAGATCTGCGCCGGCTTCGAGATCGTCTTCGTACCCCGGGGCCGCTCGGCCGACGCCACGGGCATCGGCGCCTTCAAGACCGTCATGGAGGCCCAGGGAACGATCGCCACCAACCAGATGGCCTTCCCCGTGCGCGCCCTGGAGGGGCGGGTCAAGGACGAGATCCTGGCCATCGCCACCGCTCAGGGACTCATCTGA
- a CDS encoding ROK family protein: MNADAPVPKPPSRQERRLVVGLDLGGTKMAASLVSAAGEPVGRTQTRPTPAHEGPRAMLEAIASLVRDTARGALSSPGAVVAGVGIGTAGVVDVEAGRIVSSTDAITDWAGTEVAAGVAALVEPELGALPIHVENDVDAYAAGEAWLGAGQGLPCVLVAAVGTGVGGALVLNGGARRGAHHVAGEIGHIPVAEAAGERCTCGRPGHLEAVAAGPQIHRRYLALGGDRQARDAREVEERAGAGDALARRVYRDSATALGRALAGAATLMDPDLIIISGGLARSGELWWGPLRQAFAGEIIDPLADLRIVPAVLGASAPIIGAARGALRLAGIAEDGTGAAPGPVRTAGPEDMRP; encoded by the coding sequence ATGAACGCCGACGCCCCGGTCCCCAAGCCGCCCAGCAGGCAGGAGCGCCGCCTCGTCGTGGGCCTGGACCTGGGCGGGACGAAGATGGCCGCCAGCCTGGTCAGCGCGGCGGGGGAGCCGGTGGGCCGGACTCAGACCCGCCCCACCCCCGCCCATGAGGGCCCCCGGGCCATGCTGGAGGCCATCGCCTCCCTGGTGCGCGACACCGCCCGCGGCGCCCTTAGCAGCCCGGGCGCGGTAGTGGCGGGCGTGGGCATCGGCACCGCCGGCGTGGTCGACGTCGAGGCGGGCCGGATCGTGTCCTCCACCGACGCGATCACCGACTGGGCCGGGACCGAGGTCGCCGCCGGGGTGGCCGCCCTGGTGGAGCCCGAGCTCGGTGCCCTGCCCATCCACGTGGAGAACGACGTCGACGCCTACGCCGCCGGGGAGGCCTGGCTGGGCGCCGGCCAGGGCCTGCCCTGCGTCCTGGTGGCCGCCGTGGGCACCGGGGTGGGCGGGGCCCTGGTCCTCAACGGCGGCGCCCGCCGCGGCGCCCACCACGTGGCCGGCGAGATCGGGCACATCCCGGTGGCCGAGGCGGCGGGCGAGCGCTGCACCTGCGGGCGGCCCGGACACCTGGAGGCCGTGGCCGCCGGCCCCCAGATCCACCGCCGCTACCTGGCGCTGGGGGGCGATCGCCAGGCCCGGGACGCCCGGGAGGTGGAGGAGCGCGCCGGCGCCGGGGACGCCCTGGCCCGGCGCGTCTACCGGGACTCGGCCACCGCCCTGGGCCGGGCGCTGGCGGGGGCGGCCACCCTCATGGACCCCGATCTCATCATCATCTCGGGGGGCCTGGCCCGCTCCGGGGAGCTGTGGTGGGGGCCCCTGCGCCAGGCCTTCGCCGGCGAGATCATCGATCCCCTGGCCGACCTGCGGATCGTGCCCGCCGTCCTGGGCGCCAGTGCCCCCATCATCGGCGCCGCCCGCGGGGCCCTCAGGCTCGCCGGCATCGCGGAGGACGGGACGGGGGCCGCACCGGGCCCCGTCCGCACGGCGGGGCCCGAGGACATGCGGCCCTAG
- a CDS encoding N-acetylmannosamine-6-phosphate 2-epimerase — translation MEAIRGGLIASAQAYPGEPMRDPRTMDQVAQACVRGGAVAIRAQGLADLELINQHVEVPVIGLWKDGHEGVFITPTLKHAVAVAATGCQIVALDGTRRERPDGLSLARTIEGLREAFPQILVMADCGCLEDARCAQDAGADLLGTTLAGYTGQRPATQGPDLELVDQIAAACQRPLIVEGRVHTPDQAAAAMERGAWAVVVGTAITHPTTITSWFVEAVSGAQSAHRSAVGG, via the coding sequence CTGGAGGCCATCCGCGGGGGGCTCATCGCCTCGGCCCAGGCCTACCCGGGCGAGCCGATGCGCGACCCGCGCACCATGGACCAGGTGGCCCAGGCCTGCGTGCGCGGGGGAGCGGTGGCCATCCGCGCCCAGGGCCTGGCCGACCTCGAACTCATCAACCAGCATGTGGAGGTCCCGGTCATCGGCCTGTGGAAGGACGGGCACGAGGGCGTCTTCATCACCCCCACCCTCAAGCACGCCGTGGCCGTGGCCGCCACCGGCTGCCAGATCGTGGCGCTGGACGGCACGCGCCGCGAGCGCCCCGACGGCCTGAGCCTGGCCCGCACCATCGAGGGCCTGCGCGAGGCCTTCCCGCAGATCCTCGTCATGGCCGACTGCGGCTGCCTGGAGGACGCCAGGTGCGCCCAGGACGCCGGGGCCGACCTGCTGGGCACCACCCTGGCCGGGTACACCGGGCAGCGCCCGGCCACCCAGGGCCCCGACCTGGAGCTCGTCGACCAGATCGCCGCGGCCTGCCAGCGCCCGCTCATCGTCGAGGGCCGCGTCCACACCCCGGATCAGGCGGCCGCGGCCATGGAGCGCGGGGCCTGGGCCGTCGTCGTGGGCACGGCGATCACCCATCCCACCACTATCACCTCCTGGTTCGTCGAGGCGGTGAGCGGGGCCCAGTCGGCGCACCGCAGCGCCGTCGGCGGCTGA
- a CDS encoding HU family DNA-binding protein, which translates to MSVNRTELIAAIAEKAGLTKTDADAFLGAFQDVLVENVSKGEAVKITGLMGIERVERAARTGRNPRTGEEIQIPAGYGVKVTVGSSLKKAVAG; encoded by the coding sequence ATGTCTGTCAACCGCACCGAGCTCATTGCCGCAATCGCCGAGAAGGCCGGCCTGACCAAGACCGACGCCGACGCCTTCCTGGGCGCCTTCCAGGACGTCCTGGTCGAGAACGTCTCCAAGGGCGAGGCCGTCAAGATCACCGGCCTGATGGGCATTGAGCGCGTTGAGCGAGCCGCGCGCACCGGCCGCAACCCCCGCACTGGTGAGGAGATCCAGATTCCCGCCGGCTACGGCGTCAAGGTCACCGTCGGCTCCTCCCTGAAGAAGGCCGTCGCCGGCTGA
- a CDS encoding ABC transporter ATP-binding protein yields the protein MSDTTSASTASPAPPVPALRLESLVKAFDRKVAVNRMSLSVPASSFYGIVGPNGAGKTTALSMATGLLRPDAGSALVHGIDIWAEPMRAKAHLGVLPDGLRTFDRLNGLELVTYSGLLRGMEREIVLQRATELIRVLGLWEAGTTLVADYSAGMRKKVHLACAMVHSPSILVLDEPFEAVDPISARTIQAILKDFAAAGGTVVMSSHVMATVERLCDHVAIIHQGGVVAAGTTDEVAGSQGLEDRFAQIVGAPVRTEGLAWLRPSSH from the coding sequence ATGAGCGACACGACCTCGGCGAGTACCGCGAGCCCGGCGCCGCCGGTCCCCGCCCTGCGCCTGGAGTCCCTGGTCAAGGCCTTCGACCGCAAGGTGGCGGTCAACCGCATGAGCCTGAGCGTCCCGGCCTCCAGCTTCTACGGCATCGTGGGCCCCAACGGTGCGGGCAAGACCACGGCCCTGTCCATGGCCACCGGGCTGCTGCGCCCCGACGCCGGCAGCGCCCTGGTCCACGGCATCGATATCTGGGCCGAGCCCATGAGGGCCAAGGCCCACCTCGGTGTGCTGCCCGACGGCCTGCGCACCTTCGACCGCCTCAACGGCCTGGAGCTGGTCACCTACTCGGGACTGCTGCGGGGCATGGAGCGCGAGATCGTCCTACAGCGGGCCACCGAGCTCATCAGGGTCCTGGGGCTGTGGGAGGCCGGGACCACCCTCGTGGCCGACTACTCCGCGGGCATGCGCAAGAAGGTGCACCTGGCCTGCGCCATGGTCCACTCGCCCTCGATCCTCGTCCTGGACGAGCCCTTCGAGGCCGTGGACCCCATCTCGGCCAGGACCATCCAGGCCATCTTGAAGGACTTCGCCGCCGCGGGCGGCACCGTGGTCATGTCCAGCCACGTCATGGCCACCGTCGAGCGGCTGTGCGACCACGTGGCCATCATCCACCAGGGAGGCGTCGTGGCCGCCGGCACCACCGATGAGGTGGCCGGCTCCCAGGGCCTGGAGGACCGCTTCGCCCAGATCGTGGGCGCACCGGTGCGCACGGAGGGACTGGCATGGCTGCGGCCCTCATCGCACTGA
- a CDS encoding transporter — translation MAAALIALRWRLTLNALRTNPWAIVGTVIGLLHGVGLLCGAAIGVVALGGLASPAQTAAVLGGLGALIVAGWTMVPLLLTGVDSTLDPRAIAAWTAPSPALARGLLAAAACGIPGVLTAVVLLLPTIAWLAAGEPAAAGLAALCAPAGLTTCVLLSRLVVVRAGTWASRRGRETTAVIASLLVMIAALLPSLATEVLEARSLQDLAGLRTAATALGLSPLGWSFAAPGLLATGPAWAAIAVALGAWLLPLALLRPWYRLVARVMTTTGSTAGASQSYGSRAPAHVPAAEGTAPGAGEGAHRAAIPEALPWAGRLSRLLPAASAAIAARGLRYWRSDPRYLLQLISVIMVPILLVAMPAFRAVRVSVNGQEVHTSAALGQAPIAVLLIVPVLVLMMGWSIHNDIGYDSTAVWSHMSAGVPGRQDLAGRAVAALVWQVPVAAIGVVGVCLWAGRWDAAPALIGGSAALHGCALAWSLLTSVLLPYEVVPPGASPLSSRTSGMALVAALVQMLGLLAILLAAAPVGAPAVAAVVTGHVSWGWLLLPVGAAWGAGALALAIARAGRLLDRRGPELLAAIQSWPGHSQAA, via the coding sequence ATGGCTGCGGCCCTCATCGCACTGAGATGGCGCCTGACCCTGAACGCCCTGCGCACGAACCCCTGGGCGATCGTGGGCACCGTCATCGGCCTGCTCCACGGCGTGGGGCTCCTGTGCGGGGCCGCGATCGGGGTCGTCGCGCTGGGGGGCCTGGCCTCCCCGGCGCAGACCGCAGCGGTCCTGGGCGGCCTGGGCGCACTCATCGTGGCGGGCTGGACAATGGTGCCCCTGCTCCTGACCGGCGTGGACTCCACCCTCGACCCGCGCGCCATCGCCGCCTGGACCGCGCCCTCACCCGCCCTGGCCCGGGGACTGCTGGCCGCAGCCGCCTGCGGCATCCCCGGAGTCCTCACCGCGGTGGTGCTCCTGCTTCCCACGATCGCCTGGCTGGCGGCCGGTGAGCCGGCAGCCGCCGGCCTGGCGGCACTGTGCGCGCCCGCCGGGCTGACCACCTGCGTGCTGCTCTCGCGCCTGGTCGTGGTCCGCGCGGGAACCTGGGCCTCGCGGCGCGGGCGCGAGACCACCGCCGTCATCGCCTCGCTCCTGGTCATGATCGCCGCCCTCCTGCCCTCCCTGGCCACTGAGGTCCTGGAGGCGCGCAGCCTCCAGGACCTGGCGGGGCTGCGCACGGCCGCCACCGCCCTGGGTCTGAGCCCCCTGGGGTGGTCCTTCGCCGCGCCGGGGCTCCTGGCCACCGGGCCGGCCTGGGCGGCGATCGCCGTGGCCCTGGGAGCCTGGCTTCTCCCGCTGGCGCTCCTGCGGCCCTGGTATCGCCTCGTGGCCCGGGTGATGACGACCACCGGTTCCACAGCCGGCGCCTCGCAGTCCTACGGCTCCCGTGCCCCAGCCCATGTTCCAGCGGCTGAGGGGACGGCCCCAGGGGCGGGCGAGGGCGCCCATAGGGCCGCGATCCCCGAGGCGCTGCCCTGGGCCGGCAGGCTCTCCCGCCTCCTGCCCGCCGCCAGTGCGGCCATCGCCGCCCGGGGCCTGCGCTACTGGCGCTCCGATCCGCGCTACCTGCTGCAGCTGATCTCGGTGATCATGGTTCCCATCCTCCTGGTGGCCATGCCCGCCTTTCGGGCCGTCCGGGTCTCCGTCAACGGCCAGGAGGTGCACACCAGTGCTGCGCTGGGCCAGGCCCCCATCGCCGTGCTGCTGATCGTCCCCGTCCTGGTGCTCATGATGGGGTGGTCCATCCACAACGACATCGGCTATGACTCCACCGCGGTGTGGAGCCATATGAGCGCAGGCGTGCCCGGCCGCCAGGACCTGGCGGGCAGGGCGGTGGCCGCCCTGGTCTGGCAGGTGCCCGTGGCCGCCATCGGCGTGGTGGGGGTGTGCCTGTGGGCGGGGCGCTGGGACGCCGCCCCGGCCCTCATCGGGGGCAGCGCGGCGCTGCACGGCTGCGCCCTGGCCTGGTCGCTGCTGACCAGTGTGCTCCTGCCCTACGAGGTCGTGCCTCCGGGGGCCTCCCCGCTGAGCTCGCGCACCTCGGGCATGGCCCTGGTGGCCGCCCTGGTGCAGATGCTCGGGCTCCTGGCCATCCTCCTGGCCGCAGCGCCCGTGGGCGCGCCGGCCGTCGCGGCCGTGGTCACCGGCCACGTCTCCTGGGGCTGGCTGCTCCTTCCCGTCGGCGCCGCCTGGGGCGCGGGGGCCCTGGCCCTGGCCATCGCCCGGGCGGGGCGCCTGCTCGATCGTCGCGGCCCCGAGCTCCTGGCCGCCATCCAGTCCTGGCCCGGCCACAGCCAGGCCGCCTGA
- the nagB gene encoding glucosamine-6-phosphate deaminase produces MKVVILETAEDIAQRAADEIEALLDSKPDAVLGTATGSSPLPLYDELARRCQAGRISLARVEGFMLDEYVGLPAGHPERYATFMETHLRSRVDMRPGSLHGPDALAQDLEAACRDYEEQMAAAGYCDLQILGIGSDGHIGFNEPGGPLDSRTHIDVLTEQTRRDNARFFGGDIEAVPTHCITQGLATIMEARKLVLIATGQGKAPAIAQLVEGPVSAQWPATVMQNHDDALVLIDPEAASLLTAQ; encoded by the coding sequence ATGAAGGTCGTCATCCTGGAGACCGCCGAGGACATCGCCCAGCGCGCCGCCGACGAGATCGAGGCGCTGCTGGACTCCAAGCCCGATGCCGTCCTGGGGACCGCCACCGGCTCCAGCCCCCTGCCCCTCTACGACGAGCTCGCCCGCCGCTGCCAGGCCGGGCGGATCTCCCTGGCCCGGGTCGAGGGCTTCATGCTCGATGAGTACGTGGGGCTGCCCGCCGGCCACCCCGAGCGCTACGCCACCTTCATGGAGACCCACCTGCGCTCACGCGTGGATATGCGCCCCGGCTCCCTCCACGGCCCCGACGCCCTGGCCCAGGACCTGGAGGCCGCCTGCCGCGACTACGAGGAGCAGATGGCGGCCGCCGGCTACTGCGACCTGCAGATCCTGGGCATCGGCTCCGACGGGCACATCGGCTTCAACGAGCCCGGCGGCCCCCTGGACTCGCGCACCCACATCGACGTCCTGACCGAGCAGACCCGCCGCGACAACGCCCGCTTCTTCGGCGGCGACATCGAGGCCGTCCCCACCCACTGCATCACCCAGGGGCTGGCCACCATCATGGAGGCCCGCAAGCTCGTGCTCATCGCCACCGGCCAGGGCAAGGCCCCCGCCATCGCCCAACTCGTCGAGGGGCCGGTCAGCGCCCAGTGGCCCGCCACCGTCATGCAGAACCACGACGACGCCCTGGTCCTCATCGACCCCGAGGCCGCCAGCCTGCTGACCGCGCAGTGA
- a CDS encoding DUF3039 domain-containing protein: MSETRASTDPGSPGFPSDPAAEPSQSVGTAVLEREELQSTDDGDADRFAHYVRKDKIAAAAATGRPVVALCGKVWTPGRDPSNYPVCPTCKSIYEQMNDGGQGGRGPRFPRLPFGRGGQ, translated from the coding sequence ATGAGTGAGACCCGTGCCAGCACCGACCCCGGGAGCCCCGGCTTCCCGTCCGACCCCGCTGCCGAGCCCTCTCAGAGCGTGGGCACCGCGGTCCTGGAGCGCGAGGAGCTCCAGTCCACCGACGACGGCGACGCCGACCGCTTCGCCCACTACGTGCGCAAGGACAAGATCGCCGCGGCCGCCGCCACCGGCCGGCCCGTCGTCGCCCTGTGCGGCAAGGTGTGGACCCCGGGGCGCGACCCGTCGAACTACCCGGTGTGCCCCACCTGCAAGTCCATCTACGAGCAGATGAACGACGGCGGCCAGGGCGGCAGGGGCCCGCGCTTCCCGCGCCTGCCCTTCGGACGAGGCGGTCAGTGA
- a CDS encoding DEAD/DEAH box helicase gives MSPAVGGQSLHHPTRASTSAAESLPPAYPRRAAWGTAGSLRAWQAAALRQYLEAMPQDFLAVATPGAGKTTFALRVATELLSAGEVHKVTVVCPTEHLKYQWAEAAARVGIHIDPSYANSQGALGSRFDGVALTYAQVAANPNLHRARTDRSRTLVILDEIHHAGDALSWGDAIREAFTPARRRLALTGTPFRSDVAPIPFVRYRPDAAGVPRSEPDYSYGYADALRDGVVRPVMFMSYSGQMRWRTKAGDEVAARLGEPLTKDMESQAWRTALDPAGEWIPAVLAAADQRLSEVRRQVPDAGALVIASNQATARAYAKQLRAITGTSPTVVLSDDNGASSRIEAFSASTERWMVAVRMVSEGVDVPRLAVGVYATSTSTPLFFAQAVGRFVRSRARGETASVFLPSVTPLLGLAGEMEVARDHVLAKPGAGADEDALFSPEDRLLAQANKEEAASAELLPGFEAMGSQAEFDRVLFDGGEFGTGAMVGSVEEQEYLGLPGLLEPEQVTALLRQRQDNQIRAQKKEAAAAQRRRANAGIDDARRRAAARKELSQLVSAWARRSGQPHGVVHTELRRVCGGPEVAAASTEEIEKRIQTLRRWFVGKR, from the coding sequence GTGAGCCCGGCCGTCGGCGGCCAGTCCCTCCACCACCCGACGCGCGCCTCGACGTCGGCCGCTGAGTCCCTCCCCCCTGCCTACCCCCGCCGTGCCGCCTGGGGGACGGCCGGCTCACTGCGCGCCTGGCAGGCCGCCGCACTGCGCCAGTACCTGGAGGCCATGCCCCAGGACTTCCTGGCCGTGGCCACCCCCGGGGCCGGCAAGACCACCTTCGCCCTGCGCGTGGCCACCGAGCTGCTCAGCGCCGGGGAGGTGCACAAGGTCACCGTCGTGTGCCCCACCGAGCACCTGAAGTACCAGTGGGCCGAGGCCGCCGCGCGCGTGGGCATCCACATCGACCCCTCCTATGCCAACTCCCAGGGCGCACTGGGATCGCGCTTCGACGGGGTGGCCCTGACCTACGCGCAGGTCGCCGCCAACCCCAACCTGCACCGGGCCCGCACCGACCGCTCCCGCACCCTGGTGATCCTCGATGAGATCCACCACGCCGGCGACGCCCTGAGCTGGGGCGACGCCATCCGGGAGGCCTTCACCCCGGCGCGGCGCCGGCTGGCCCTGACCGGCACCCCCTTCCGCTCCGACGTGGCCCCCATCCCCTTCGTGCGCTACCGGCCCGACGCCGCGGGCGTGCCGCGCTCCGAGCCCGACTACTCCTACGGCTACGCCGATGCCCTGCGCGACGGCGTCGTGCGCCCGGTGATGTTCATGTCCTACTCGGGCCAGATGCGCTGGCGCACCAAGGCCGGCGACGAGGTCGCCGCCCGCCTGGGAGAGCCCCTGACCAAGGACATGGAGTCCCAGGCCTGGCGCACCGCCCTGGACCCGGCCGGGGAGTGGATCCCCGCCGTCCTGGCCGCCGCCGACCAGCGCCTGAGCGAGGTGCGCCGCCAGGTCCCCGACGCCGGCGCCCTGGTCATCGCCTCCAACCAGGCCACCGCCCGCGCCTACGCCAAGCAGCTGCGCGCCATCACCGGGACCAGCCCCACCGTGGTGCTCTCCGATGACAATGGCGCCTCCAGCCGCATCGAGGCCTTCTCGGCCTCCACCGAGCGCTGGATGGTGGCGGTGCGAATGGTCTCCGAGGGTGTGGACGTCCCCCGACTGGCCGTGGGGGTCTACGCCACCTCCACCTCCACCCCCCTGTTCTTCGCCCAGGCGGTGGGGCGCTTCGTGCGCTCGCGGGCCCGCGGCGAGACCGCCTCGGTGTTCCTGCCCTCGGTCACCCCGCTGCTGGGGCTGGCCGGGGAGATGGAGGTGGCCCGCGACCACGTGCTGGCCAAGCCCGGGGCGGGGGCCGATGAGGACGCCCTGTTCAGCCCCGAGGACCGGCTCCTGGCCCAGGCCAATAAGGAGGAGGCGGCCTCGGCCGAGCTCCTGCCCGGCTTCGAGGCCATGGGCAGCCAGGCCGAGTTCGACCGCGTGCTCTTCGACGGCGGGGAGTTCGGCACCGGGGCCATGGTGGGCTCGGTGGAGGAGCAGGAGTACCTGGGGCTTCCCGGCCTGCTGGAGCCCGAGCAGGTCACGGCCCTGCTGCGCCAGCGCCAGGACAACCAGATCCGGGCCCAGAAGAAGGAGGCCGCGGCCGCCCAGCGCCGGCGCGCCAACGCGGGGATCGACGACGCCCGACGCAGGGCCGCGGCCCGCAAGGAGCTCTCCCAGCTGGTCTCGGCCTGGGCCCGGCGCTCGGGCCAGCCCCACGGCGTGGTCCACACCGAGCTGCGACGGGTGTGCGGCGGGCCGGAGGTGGCCGCGGCCTCCACCGAGGAGATCGAGAAGCGCATCCAGACCCTGCGCCGCTGGTTCGTGGGCAAGCGCTGA
- a CDS encoding nicotinate phosphoribosyltransferase — MYELTMLQSALRSGAAHRDSVFELFGRRLPASRRFGVVAGTGRLLEAIEAFTFTPEQIDFLHRTGVVDDETLDYLRDYRFSGTVRGYGEGECYFAGSPLLSVEGTFAEACIIETLALSIYNYDCAVASAASRMTIAAHGRPCIDFGARRTHEQAAVAAARAAVVGGFIGTSNLEAGLAYGIPTFGTSAHSFTLVHDSEEDAFAAQIASQGPGTTILVDTYDVATGVERAVTAARAAGGELGAVRLDSGDLVAGAFKVRAQLDALGATSTRITVTSDLDEYAIAGLGAAPVDSYGVGTRLVTGSGRPTAALVYKLVERRGADGTMEEVAKFSSGGKSTVGGRKWAGRVLDSSGTAVEELVVSSTTEDQGMEALAAAQARPLQLTLIDQGRVVEEHRGPGALEAAAERHRVSRAELPYDAWRLSEGDPALPTRHLDLNGMQASRR, encoded by the coding sequence ATGTACGAGCTGACCATGCTGCAAAGCGCCCTGCGCTCGGGGGCCGCGCATCGCGACAGCGTCTTCGAGCTCTTCGGCCGGCGCCTACCGGCCTCACGGCGCTTCGGCGTGGTCGCCGGCACCGGGCGGCTGCTGGAGGCCATCGAGGCCTTCACCTTCACCCCCGAGCAGATCGACTTCCTGCACCGCACCGGGGTGGTGGACGATGAGACCCTGGACTACCTTCGCGACTACCGCTTCTCGGGCACGGTGCGGGGCTACGGCGAGGGCGAGTGCTATTTCGCGGGCTCCCCGCTGCTCAGCGTGGAGGGCACCTTCGCCGAGGCCTGCATCATCGAGACCCTGGCCCTGTCGATCTACAACTACGACTGCGCCGTGGCCTCGGCGGCCTCACGGATGACCATTGCCGCGCACGGGCGCCCCTGCATCGACTTCGGCGCGCGGCGCACCCACGAGCAGGCGGCGGTGGCCGCGGCCCGGGCCGCCGTCGTCGGCGGGTTCATCGGGACCTCCAACCTGGAGGCGGGGCTGGCCTACGGCATCCCCACCTTCGGCACCTCCGCGCACTCCTTCACGCTGGTGCACGACTCGGAGGAGGATGCCTTCGCCGCGCAGATCGCCTCCCAGGGCCCCGGCACGACCATCCTGGTGGACACCTATGACGTGGCCACGGGTGTGGAGCGGGCCGTGACCGCGGCCCGGGCCGCGGGGGGCGAGCTGGGCGCGGTGCGCCTGGACTCCGGCGACCTGGTGGCGGGGGCCTTCAAGGTGCGCGCCCAGCTCGACGCCCTGGGGGCCACCAGCACGAGGATCACGGTGACCAGCGACCTGGACGAGTACGCCATCGCGGGCCTGGGCGCCGCCCCCGTGGACTCCTACGGCGTGGGCACCCGGCTGGTAACCGGCTCGGGGCGCCCCACCGCCGCCCTGGTCTACAAGCTCGTGGAGCGCCGGGGGGCCGATGGCACGATGGAGGAGGTCGCCAAGTTCTCCTCGGGCGGGAAGTCCACGGTGGGCGGGCGCAAGTGGGCCGGGCGGGTCCTGGACTCCTCGGGCACCGCCGTCGAGGAGCTCGTGGTCTCCTCCACCACCGAGGACCAGGGGATGGAGGCCCTGGCCGCCGCCCAGGCCCGTCCCCTGCAGCTCACCCTCATCGACCAGGGCCGGGTTGTCGAGGAGCACCGCGGGCCCGGGGCCCTGGAGGCGGCCGCCGAGCGCCACCGGGTCTCGCGCGCCGAGCTGCCCTACGACGCCTGGCGCCTGAGCGAGGGCGATCCCGCCCTGCCCACGCGCCACCTGGACCTCAACGGCATGCAGGCCTCGCGGCGCTGA